One Myxococcales bacterium genomic region harbors:
- a CDS encoding TolC family protein, translating into MYRPALATVAAAVATFVLPSTARALQPIDTFLAGARTNHPDAVAADATYRQREAEVGQARGRLLPSLTARGTYTHNQFEVKATLPGAGELVITPQNQVDALFLLDVPIVDLASFARYGAQKKQAELADAVRAQTRRALEERVVRAYYLYAATAGLGQTAERTLELAEKNKKNVSDKLEAGLASPLDLERAIANVERAKQDVADAVLSKTLSARALETLSRIAPEAVTALPEDDLHDEGTLDAWVAAIDPNLPQRRVAESERKLAEASRDAAKLTFVPALSAQAQERLTNATGFTGRVGTYALSATLSFRFDFGQVAQLDAAKAAQEASLARAEGARRSTEDAVVEAYHRIAASLAKARAARAQARAADKAASIAEDRYAAGTSTQLDVTQAQRDAFSANVGRIQADLDLAQSRAVLRLATGKPLSFRTSGDRPSP; encoded by the coding sequence ATGTATCGCCCCGCACTTGCCACGGTCGCTGCAGCCGTGGCCACCTTCGTCTTGCCGTCGACGGCCCGGGCCCTCCAGCCGATCGACACGTTCCTCGCCGGCGCTCGCACCAACCACCCCGACGCGGTCGCTGCCGACGCCACCTACCGTCAGCGCGAGGCCGAGGTCGGTCAGGCGCGCGGACGCTTGCTCCCGTCGCTCACGGCGCGCGGGACGTACACGCACAACCAGTTCGAGGTGAAGGCCACGCTGCCTGGCGCCGGCGAGCTCGTCATCACGCCGCAGAACCAGGTCGACGCGCTCTTCTTGCTCGACGTGCCCATCGTCGACTTGGCGAGCTTCGCGCGGTACGGAGCCCAGAAGAAGCAGGCCGAGCTCGCCGACGCGGTACGCGCCCAGACGCGGCGCGCCCTCGAGGAGCGCGTGGTGCGTGCCTACTACCTCTACGCCGCGACCGCCGGCCTCGGCCAGACGGCCGAGCGGACCCTCGAGCTCGCCGAGAAGAACAAGAAGAACGTCTCCGACAAGCTCGAGGCGGGGCTCGCTTCTCCGCTCGATCTGGAGCGCGCCATCGCCAACGTCGAGCGCGCCAAACAAGACGTGGCCGACGCCGTCCTCTCGAAGACGCTCTCCGCGCGCGCGCTGGAGACGCTCTCCCGCATCGCCCCCGAGGCGGTCACGGCGCTCCCGGAGGACGACCTCCACGACGAAGGAACCCTGGATGCATGGGTCGCGGCCATCGACCCGAACCTGCCCCAGCGTCGTGTCGCCGAGTCGGAGCGCAAGCTCGCCGAGGCCTCGCGTGACGCCGCCAAGCTCACCTTCGTGCCGGCCCTCTCGGCGCAGGCGCAAGAGCGCCTCACGAACGCCACGGGGTTCACGGGGCGTGTGGGCACCTACGCGCTCTCGGCCACGCTCTCGTTCCGGTTCGACTTCGGCCAGGTCGCCCAGCTCGACGCCGCGAAGGCCGCGCAAGAAGCCTCGCTCGCGCGCGCGGAGGGGGCGCGCCGGAGCACCGAGGACGCCGTCGTCGAGGCCTACCACCGGATCGCCGCGAGCCTCGCCAAGGCCCGCGCCGCTCGTGCCCAAGCCCGCGCCGCCGACAAGGCCGCGAGCATCGCCGAGGACCGCTACGCCGCCGGCACGAGCACCCAGCTCGACGTGACCCAGGCGCAGCGCGACGCCTTCTCGGCCAACGTCGGTCGCATCCAAGCGGATCTCGATCTCGCGCAGTCGCGCGCGGTGCTCCGCCTCGCCACTGGAAAACCACTCTCGTTCCGCACCTCCGGAGACAGGCCTTCGCCATGA
- a CDS encoding efflux RND transporter periplasmic adaptor subunit, whose amino-acid sequence MTTLDPRFSSIHPRTARAPFALAALVAASFLSLGACKSTSTEAPKAPVTRVKVSAAVVAEGLAPRILPLTGSLRGEQQSDLAAGAGGRLLKVSVERGSEVKKGDVLALIDTHLAQISAAEANASASLAKAQVASAERECARYKALFDKGGVSAAEYDKLTDQCRTTSLSAKAAELRAAQAGANVADGAIRAPFAGVVADRWVDVGEFVRADSRVVTLVTMNPLRLEFSVPEVHMRLVKKGGKVVFSVPSQPGRTFQGEVRYLGAAVRETTRDLAVEAAVDNPERALAPGMFAEVSLALGETSTPFVPKTAVVERDGRAFLYVVEDGRAVERIVSLGVREEARTAVTAGVKKGEKVVAAPPAELSNGAYLDLEP is encoded by the coding sequence ATGACCACGCTCGATCCTCGTTTCTCCAGCATCCACCCGAGGACGGCCCGCGCGCCCTTCGCCCTCGCAGCTCTGGTCGCTGCCTCGTTCCTCTCGCTCGGCGCCTGCAAGTCGACCTCCACGGAGGCTCCGAAGGCCCCGGTCACTCGGGTCAAGGTCTCGGCGGCCGTGGTGGCCGAGGGCCTCGCTCCGCGCATCTTGCCGCTCACGGGTAGCCTGCGAGGCGAACAGCAGAGCGACCTGGCCGCGGGCGCAGGCGGGCGCCTCCTCAAGGTGTCGGTCGAGCGAGGGTCGGAGGTCAAGAAGGGCGACGTGCTCGCGCTCATCGACACCCACCTCGCCCAGATCTCCGCGGCGGAGGCGAACGCGAGCGCCTCTCTCGCGAAGGCTCAGGTCGCCTCGGCCGAGCGGGAGTGCGCCCGGTACAAAGCGCTCTTCGACAAGGGCGGGGTCTCCGCGGCCGAGTACGACAAGCTCACCGACCAGTGCCGCACGACGTCGCTCAGCGCGAAGGCGGCCGAGCTCCGCGCGGCGCAGGCCGGGGCGAACGTGGCCGACGGCGCGATTCGCGCTCCCTTCGCGGGGGTCGTCGCGGACCGCTGGGTCGACGTCGGCGAGTTCGTTCGGGCCGATTCGCGCGTGGTGACGCTCGTCACGATGAACCCGCTGAGGCTCGAGTTCTCCGTGCCCGAGGTGCACATGCGGCTCGTCAAGAAGGGCGGAAAGGTCGTCTTCTCCGTACCTTCGCAGCCGGGGCGCACGTTCCAGGGCGAGGTGCGCTACCTCGGCGCCGCCGTCCGCGAGACGACCCGCGATCTTGCCGTCGAGGCCGCCGTCGACAACCCCGAGCGCGCGCTCGCGCCGGGCATGTTCGCCGAGGTGAGCCTCGCGCTCGGAGAGACGAGCACGCCGTTCGTGCCGAAGACCGCGGTCGTGGAGCGCGACGGCCGCGCGTTCTTGTACGTCGTCGAGGACGGTCGCGCCGTGGAGCGCATCGTGTCGCTCGGCGTGCGCGAAGAGGCCCGCACCGCCGTCACGGCGGGCGTCAAGAAGGGCGAGAAGGTCGTCGCCGCACCTCCCGCCGAGCTCTCCAACGGCGCCTACCTCGATCTCGAACCCTGA